In the Alphaproteobacteria bacterium genome, AAATAAAGAAGATGTCATTGTCCAATTTATACAATGTTAACTTTAAGGAAGATCATCTGGATCCCGCGAACAAGTCGCGGGACGTAGGAGGGGATGTATTTATGAATAATGATCTGACCGCGGGCGTAGGAGTGGGGCCGACGACCTTCAACTTGAGCGTTTTCAAGATATTTGACTATACAATTAAGAACTATATCTTTCCTAACAAAAACAATATAAGCACGATAATAAGAATAGTGCCGATAATTCCAGAAGGACCATACCCCCAAGAATTGCTGTATCCCCATCTAGGTAATGCACCTATTAAAACTAAGATTAAAACAATTAGTAAAATTGTGCCTATTGACATTTTTTCTCTCCTTGAAAATTTCAATATTATTTTTGTTTTTTATTTGCCTGTATAAATACAATACGTTAAAAATCATTAACATGATATTAATAAATTAAAATAATTATTTAATATAATAAAAAATTAATTTCTCATTATATTTATCTCCTTAAGAGCAAGATTTATAAATGATTTGCAATGCCAACTCCGACTAAACTTAAAGATGACATTGCAACATAGCGTTTATATCTTCCCCATAAGGAATAATATAAGGACAATAACAAGAACAACCCCAATAATTCCAGTAGGGCCGTATCCCCAAGAACTGCTATATCCCCATGTTGGCAAAGCGCCTACCAAAACAAGGATCAAAACAATCAGCAAAATGGTTCCTAATGACATTTTTTTTCTCCTCACAGTTTTTAATATTATTTTTTCATGAAAAACATTTTATATTTGTTTGTTCATAATACTATTTTATTAAAAAAGTATTAATATTTTATTAATGGACATAACAATAATATTTAAATAAAAATAATCATTATATAAATATTAAGACCTTACAATAAGCACAAAAAATTTTTTTAATTTTTCTCTTACAATTTGTTTTTTTTGCTCCCATATAGCACTATTTAGGTGTAACCTAATAAAAAAAGCAAAGATTTAAGGGAATCAATAGTGAGCTTCGACTATCTTGAACAACCGCATAAAGAAAAATTTTCACTTAAAAAAATTGATCCCAATTTTTCATTTTTAAGTCTTTATTTCATTTTATTTACATTTTTTATTTTTTTAACGTCTATTTCAACTGTTGAAAAACAAAAAGTTAGTAAAACACTTGAAAGCGTGAATGAACAATTTAAGGGAGATAATACCTCCCCTCAAGAAAATAAAACTGTTTTAACGCAAGGCTATGAAAATGGAGGTGATTATGATCAACGCATTAAAGGTGTTTTTAAAAATATAATGCCGCAAAAATATTATAATGTAACAGGAAAAGGCGAATTGATAGAAGTAAAAGTATCATTTGATAAAATCGTAGATTCAAAAAATAACCCAAAATTATTACAAAAATCTCATTTTTTATTCGAAAAATTAGCTTATCTTATGAAAGATAAAATCAACAACATACCTCTTGAATTAACAGTTTTTATAGGTAAAACGGATTCTAACCCTAATGAAAATGATTTTCTTTTTTATGGGCAAAAAACGAGTGCATTAATCCTAGGCCAGATAGCACGTAATTTTCAAAAATATGGCGTAAATCAACAACATTTTTCAATTGGATTCAATCAAAAATTAAAGGATTCAATTGTTTTTCAATTTAGGTCATCAGCTCAAACTAAAAACACAACACTGCCAAATTAATAATTGATGCGAATCATATGTTTTTGAATTATAGTAGATTTAACAATAAAATATAAACCCACTATTGGCCATTCTGGACAGATCTTATAACGAGTTTGGCCATAGGGTAGGTAATTAAAGCTAGGGTTTGCCTATTAAATGGAAACACACTTAACGCAATGTCCAAAATACACACCAAAAAAGGAAAGCCCCTTATGGGTCATTACTTTTGTTGATATGTTATCCCTTTTGCTTTCTTTTTTTATTCTCCTTTTTTCAATGTGCGAACTCAAAAAAAAACAATTAGAACACCATTTTCCGCAAAAATTTTACCCAGAAAAAAGTCAAGGTAGCCCCATCCCCGAGCAAGGAACTGCTGCTTTCAATATACAACCACCGCCAGCCCTTAATTTAAATTATTTAATTAATGTTATTAATGCAAAAATCAAAGATATCCCTTTTTTAAAACAAGCGATTATCATTCCTTTTAATGATCGCGTTATTTTATCGATGCCATCTGAACTTATTTTCGATACAGCAAAAGCCACCTTAAAAAAAGAATCTCAACATGCGTTAAATTTACTTGCTGAAGGTTTACGCACAATACCTAATCGGGTTCAAATTTATGGTTATTCCGATCCAAGGCCCATTAAAGGCGGTCCCTATATATCCAATTGGGAACTTTCACTGGCGCGCGCTTTGTCTGTAGAAAAAGCATTATTAGATGGTGGTTACGATCATCCTATTTTAACACAGGGCTTTTTGGATACAAATCCGTTTTTATTAGATGAACTCGTAAAGGCCTCCAAAAATAAAGCAGATTCCAATCTACTTTTAAGACGCGTTGATATTGCCCTTTTTGAAAGTGGTTCATTATGAAGTTCACAGTTAGATTTTTCATATTTTTTTTATTTTCTATAGCTAATTTAGAAGCCTACATACCACGCTATCATGCTCCGTTGGATATACGTGTTCTTAACCAAGATAATTTTGCACGCATTGTTTTTGAATGGATCGGTGATACGCATTACAATGTTCAAGAAAAAGGCAATAATATTACCATCACATTTGACCGTCTGACT is a window encoding:
- a CDS encoding DUF3309 family protein; amino-acid sequence: MSIGTILLIVLILVLIGALPRWGYSNSWGYGPSGIIGTILIIVLILFLLGKI
- a CDS encoding DUF3309 domain-containing protein, with translation MSLGTILLIVLILVLVGALPTWGYSSSWGYGPTGIIGVVLVIVLILFLMGKI
- a CDS encoding OmpA family protein; the protein is METHLTQCPKYTPKKESPLWVITFVDMLSLLLSFFILLFSMCELKKKQLEHHFPQKFYPEKSQGSPIPEQGTAAFNIQPPPALNLNYLINVINAKIKDIPFLKQAIIIPFNDRVILSMPSELIFDTAKATLKKESQHALNLLAEGLRTIPNRVQIYGYSDPRPIKGGPYISNWELSLARALSVEKALLDGGYDHPILTQGFLDTNPFLLDELVKASKNKADSNLLLRRVDIALFESGSL